The following coding sequences are from one Clarias gariepinus isolate MV-2021 ecotype Netherlands chromosome 19, CGAR_prim_01v2, whole genome shotgun sequence window:
- the LOC128507522 gene encoding uncharacterized protein LOC128507522 isoform X2: MILPALLFFCVCAGKPAELTGVIQVAEGSDMTLNCSSGVIEPHNHRDELNTRLKLNTTEYLLIKDFQSQDAGCYKCNRRTNPHTFCLELKAGSTNERIIYFRGSEGDSVLFFCKSLSSSSLKATWSWSDDTMMRVLPLDSLPFKNRLRLRKKENDFSLTISPVQWSDSGRFICDRSSSFGVKQSEFRLVLVRVSADPARVLLGRSVRLKCELSAQYEDSYVIWMNTETRETFPHSFKVEIIAPSQQSWVCVVIHSSRPKAMFPLTLNITRAFTTTSPSSSPPHHTTHAGTETLTHTAARNFTHAADTESNLSYTIIIIIITGVFIIFIFILVVTAVCCVKKPKMSRKLTLWPSKTHGGSANLLATYR; this comes from the exons ATGATTCTACCTGCTTTACTTTTCTTCTGTGTCTGTGCTGGAAAACCTGCAGAGTTAACTG GAGTAATTCAGGTGGCAGAAGGAAGCGACATGACTTTAAACTGCTCGTCCGGCGTTATTGAGCCTCACAATCACAGAGATGAACTCAACACCAGACTGAAATTAAACACCACAGAATATCTCCTGATAAAAGACTTTCAGAGTCAGGATGCGGGATGTTACAAGTGTAACAGAAGAACAAATCCACACACGTTCTGTTTAGAATTAAAGGCTG gatctACTAATGAACGGATCATTTATTTCCGAGGCTCTGAGGGAGATTCAGTTCTGTTCTTCTGTAAATCTCTGAGCTCCTCATCGTTAAAGGCCACATGGTCCTGGAGCGATGACACAATGATGCGAGTCCTGCCCCTGGATTCTCTTCCGTTTAAAAATCGTCTGCGGCTCAGGAAGAAGGAGAATGATTTTTCTCTAACCATCTCCCCCGTGCAGTGGAGCGACTCGGGCCGATTCATCTGTGACAGAAGTTCATCATTTGGAGTCAAGCAGAGCGAGTTCAGGCTGGTGCTGGTGAGAG TGTCTGCAGACCCTGCGCGGGTTTTGCTCGGCCGCAGCGTCCGTCTGAAGTGTGAGCTTTCTGCTCAATATGAAGATTCTTATGTGATTTGGATGAACACAGAAACACGAGAGACGTTTCCGCACTCGTTCAAAGTGGAAATCATTGCGCCGAGTCAGCAGAGCtgggtgtgtgtggtgattCACAGCTCGAGGCCGAAAGCCATGTTTCCTCTAACGCTGAACATCACACGTGCCTTCACCACAACatctccatcatcatcacctccacatcacaccacacacgcCGGGACGGAGACTCtaacacacactgcagcacGCAACTTCACACACGCTGCTGACACAG aatCCAACCTGTCttacaccatcatcatcatcatcatcactggagtcttcatcatcttcatcttcatcctcgTAGTCACTGCTGTGTGCTGCGTAAAAAAACCAAAGA TGAGCAGAAAGCTCACACTGTGGCCGAGCAAAACCCACGGAGGGTCTGCAAACCTCCTTGCTACCTACAGGTAG
- the LOC128507522 gene encoding uncharacterized protein LOC128507522 isoform X1 — translation MILPALLFFCVCAGKPAELTGVIQVAEGSDMTLNCSSGVIEPHNHRDELNTRLKLNTTEYLLIKDFQSQDAGCYKCNRRTNPHTFCLELKAGSTNERIIYFRGSEGDSVLFFCKSLSSSSLKATWSWSDDTMMRVLPLDSLPFKNRLRLRKKENDFSLTISPVQWSDSGRFICDRSSSFGVKQSEFRLVLVRVSADPARVLLGRSVRLKCELSAQYEDSYVIWMNTETRETFPHSFKVEIIAPSQQSWVCVVIHSSRPKAMFPLTLNITRAFTTTSPSSSPPHHTTHAGTETLTHTAARNFTHAADTESNLSYTIIIIIITGVFIIFIFILVVTAVCCVKKPKRRTESVTYAEVKFRKRSDDFTDLQLNSTDAADEEIEVVYATTNLS, via the exons ATGATTCTACCTGCTTTACTTTTCTTCTGTGTCTGTGCTGGAAAACCTGCAGAGTTAACTG GAGTAATTCAGGTGGCAGAAGGAAGCGACATGACTTTAAACTGCTCGTCCGGCGTTATTGAGCCTCACAATCACAGAGATGAACTCAACACCAGACTGAAATTAAACACCACAGAATATCTCCTGATAAAAGACTTTCAGAGTCAGGATGCGGGATGTTACAAGTGTAACAGAAGAACAAATCCACACACGTTCTGTTTAGAATTAAAGGCTG gatctACTAATGAACGGATCATTTATTTCCGAGGCTCTGAGGGAGATTCAGTTCTGTTCTTCTGTAAATCTCTGAGCTCCTCATCGTTAAAGGCCACATGGTCCTGGAGCGATGACACAATGATGCGAGTCCTGCCCCTGGATTCTCTTCCGTTTAAAAATCGTCTGCGGCTCAGGAAGAAGGAGAATGATTTTTCTCTAACCATCTCCCCCGTGCAGTGGAGCGACTCGGGCCGATTCATCTGTGACAGAAGTTCATCATTTGGAGTCAAGCAGAGCGAGTTCAGGCTGGTGCTGGTGAGAG TGTCTGCAGACCCTGCGCGGGTTTTGCTCGGCCGCAGCGTCCGTCTGAAGTGTGAGCTTTCTGCTCAATATGAAGATTCTTATGTGATTTGGATGAACACAGAAACACGAGAGACGTTTCCGCACTCGTTCAAAGTGGAAATCATTGCGCCGAGTCAGCAGAGCtgggtgtgtgtggtgattCACAGCTCGAGGCCGAAAGCCATGTTTCCTCTAACGCTGAACATCACACGTGCCTTCACCACAACatctccatcatcatcacctccacatcacaccacacacgcCGGGACGGAGACTCtaacacacactgcagcacGCAACTTCACACACGCTGCTGACACAG aatCCAACCTGTCttacaccatcatcatcatcatcatcactggagtcttcatcatcttcatcttcatcctcgTAGTCACTGCTGTGTGCTGCGTAAAAAAACCAAAGA GAAGGACAGAGAGTGTGACGTACGCCGAAGTGAAATTTAGAAAAAGATCAG ACGATTTCACCGACCTTCAGCTGAACTCA ACTGACGCTGCAGACGAAGAAATTGAAGTTGTTTATGCAACAACTAATTTATCTTAA